The following is a genomic window from Geminicoccus roseus DSM 18922.
TCCAGGTCGTCGTTGCCGCTGCCGGCGAACAGCTGGTCGTTGCCGACCCCGCCGACCAGCCGGTCTGCCCCGGACTCGCCATAGAGCAGGTCGTCGCCGATCCCGCCATAGAGGAGGTCGTCGCCGTTGCCGCCGGTCAGGCTGTCCTCGCCCGACGACCCCTTGAGGAAGTCGTCGCCATTGTCGCCGAACAGCAGGTCGTTGCCGGCGCCGCCGTCGAGATTGTCCTGGTCGTAGCCGCCTTCCAGCCGGTCGGTGCCGGCGCCGCCGATCAGGAAGTCGTCGCCGTTGCTGCCCTTGAGCGCATCGTTGCCGTTGCCGCCGAAGATCACGTCGTCGCCGTCGCGGCCGTCGATCACGTCGTCGCCGTCGCGGCCGGGCACCACGTCGTTGCCGGGCCCGGTCTTGGGACCGGGATCGCCGGGGTCGGTGCCTTCCTTCACGAAGGCCTTGCCGTCCCAGGCATACTCGTCGCTGCTGTCGGCAAACAGCAGCTTCTCGATCCCGCCGGCCTTGTCCTTGCCGACCAGCGTCACCGCGAGCTGCGCGCCGTTCTTGGAGGTGTGCCGGATCGACAGGTCGTCGCCGACGGTGGAGAACACCAGGTCCTGGAAGCGGATGCCGGCGCCGAACAGGATGCGGTCGCCGTTGCCGCCGATGTCCTCGATGATCTCGACGCCGTTGCCGCTGGCGAGCTGGTACTCGTCGTTGCCGCTGCCGCCGCGCAGCGTGTCGTTGCCGGTGCTGCCGCGCAGCACGTCGTTGCCCTCGCCGCCCTCGACCCGGTCGTCGCCCAGGCGCGGGTCCAGGACGTCGTCGCCCTCCAGCCCGCGCAGGATGTCGTTCTCCTCGCTGCCGAACAGCAGGCTGTCGCTGGCGCTGGTCCCCTCGAACAGGGTCTGGTCGAGGGTGCTCTTGTCGCTGAAGACGATGGTCTCGGGCAGGCCCTTGGTGATCTCGATCGAATCGCCCTTGCCGTAGTACAGGATGAACCCGGCATTGCCCGGCATCACCCCGCCATCGGCGACCATGCGCACCAGCCGGACGCTGTCCGGGTCGACCGAGACGCCGAACTGGATGGTGGTGTCGGCGCGGTTGTCGGTCAGGATGTCGGCGCCGTCGCCGGCTCGGAAGATGTAGCGGTCGGCGCCGGAGCCGCCTATCAGCGTGTCGTTGCCGGGGTTTCCGGTCAGGACGTCGTTGCCGGAGTTGCCCAGCAGCGTGTCGTTGCCCTGCCCGCCCTCGAGGG
Proteins encoded in this region:
- a CDS encoding calcium-binding protein translates to MAKLTGTTGADKLVGTAEDDTIDGIGGDDTLEGGQGNDTLLGNSGNDVLTGNPGNDTLIGGSGADRYIFRAGDGADILTDNRADTTIQFGVSVDPDSVRLVRMVADGGVMPGNAGFILYYGKGDSIEITKGLPETIVFSDKSTLDQTLFEGTSASDSLLFGSEENDILRGLEGDDVLDPRLGDDRVEGGEGNDVLRGSTGNDTLRGGSGNDEYQLASGNGVEIIEDIGGNGDRILFGAGIRFQDLVFSTVGDDLSIRHTSKNGAQLAVTLVGKDKAGGIEKLLFADSSDEYAWDGKAFVKEGTDPGDPGPKTGPGNDVVPGRDGDDVIDGRDGDDVIFGGNGNDALKGSNGDDFLIGGAGTDRLEGGYDQDNLDGGAGNDLLFGDNGDDFLKGSSGEDSLTGGNGDDLLYGGIGDDLLYGESGADRLVGGVGNDQLFAGSGNDDLDGGSGDDVLDGSYGNDLLKGGAGDDRLLGGNGTDDLRGSFGDDILEGGSGDDVLRGGAGNDLLDGGGARDIAYFNGPSSDYTITELADGSLQVAHIAPGRLYGTDVLRNVELLEFGGGERMVVA